A genome region from Deinococcus sp. HSC-46F16 includes the following:
- the fabD gene encoding ACP S-malonyltransferase, giving the protein MKIAALFPGQGSHAVGMGADLAAAFPEAGAVYAEAEATLPGLRGLIETGPLENLTLTANQQPALVAASVAAFRVWQAQTGLTPAFAAGHSLGEYSALVAARTLGLADALRLTRQRGELMQAAVPVGAGAMSAVMGDPEVVREVCAAMPGIVQPANYNAPTQTVISGEKAAVDAAAAELKTRGLKAIPLKVSAPFHCDLMAPAREGLTPGLHATAFGPLAFPVYANVTAGANTDPAALPDLLARQITGSVRWVETIRALADAGTEVFVEFGPGTVLTGLVKRILPDARTLNVGTAEQVRGFQLPALSPQL; this is encoded by the coding sequence ATGAAGATCGCGGCTCTCTTTCCGGGACAGGGCTCGCACGCGGTCGGTATGGGCGCGGACCTCGCCGCCGCCTTTCCCGAAGCCGGGGCCGTCTACGCCGAGGCCGAGGCGACCCTGCCCGGCCTGCGCGGCCTGATCGAGACGGGGCCGCTCGAAAACCTCACCCTGACCGCCAACCAGCAGCCCGCCCTCGTCGCGGCGTCCGTGGCGGCTTTCCGGGTGTGGCAGGCGCAGACGGGGCTGACTCCGGCTTTCGCGGCGGGGCACTCGCTGGGCGAGTACTCGGCGCTGGTGGCGGCCAGAACGCTGGGCCTCGCGGACGCCCTGCGCCTGACCCGCCAGCGGGGCGAGCTGATGCAGGCGGCCGTACCCGTGGGCGCCGGGGCCATGAGCGCCGTGATGGGCGACCCGGAGGTGGTGCGCGAGGTCTGCGCGGCCATGCCCGGTATCGTCCAGCCCGCCAACTACAATGCGCCCACCCAGACGGTGATTTCCGGCGAGAAGGCTGCCGTGGACGCCGCTGCCGCCGAGCTGAAGACGCGGGGCCTCAAGGCCATTCCCCTCAAGGTCAGTGCGCCCTTCCACTGCGACTTGATGGCCCCGGCGCGGGAGGGGCTGACGCCGGGCCTGCACGCCACCGCCTTCGGGCCGCTCGCCTTCCCGGTGTACGCCAACGTGACCGCCGGGGCGAACACCGATCCTGCCGCCCTCCCCGACCTCCTCGCCCGCCAGATCACCGGGAGCGTGCGCTGGGTCGAGACGATTCGGGCGCTGGCCGACGCTGGGACCGAGGTCTTCGTGGAGTTCGGCCCCGGCACGGTCCTCACCGGGCTGGTGAAGCGCATCCTGCCGGACGCCCGGACCCTGAACGTCGGCACCGCCGAGCAGGTGCGCGGCTTTCAGCTTCCAGCGCTTAGCCCCCAGCTTTGA
- the tig gene encoding trigger factor — translation MAELISKEGNKVQFQVAVPAAEVNRAYEQVWAGLARDVRVPGFRPGKAPRKVLEGRVGKGYVEQEVRDRLLQAHYPQAARELKLNLVDAQIDPGALQSGQSFTFTVRGETYPDVTLGDWRSAQLTAAAPEITDEVLERTLSDLQERNATFQTVERPIEATDQVTIEELGEGEGGSYPVYLDVAEPHVRDALIGKNVGDEVEITVPAHQHGDHEHPEHTVRVRVQGVQTKQLQELGDEFAKSLNFESLDRLRTDLKGELERRARQEGDAARREEFIEHLVSGMQAEIPQALLDRRRDAMLEEIKDDLGRQGVKWGEYETFMQEQGKLDEFMADLAKNAESRVRRDLALERLAEDLNVQVSDAEFSQTMTALAQANNLTPQQLQSQLGPNGLNAYYISMVRERGLQQALAGLTAGESAQAESNPEATEGTQTDGEGGTEEGAVQQDGTGAAEDQAEKSE, via the coding sequence ATGGCAGAGCTGATCAGCAAGGAAGGCAACAAGGTGCAGTTTCAGGTGGCGGTGCCCGCCGCCGAGGTCAACCGCGCCTACGAACAGGTGTGGGCGGGCCTCGCGCGCGACGTGCGCGTGCCCGGCTTCCGTCCCGGCAAGGCGCCCCGCAAGGTGCTCGAAGGCCGCGTGGGCAAGGGCTACGTCGAGCAGGAAGTGCGCGACCGTCTGCTGCAGGCCCACTACCCGCAGGCCGCCCGCGAGCTGAAGCTCAACCTCGTCGACGCGCAGATCGACCCCGGCGCCCTCCAGAGCGGCCAGAGCTTCACCTTCACGGTGCGCGGGGAAACGTACCCCGACGTCACGCTGGGTGACTGGCGCTCGGCGCAGCTCACGGCGGCGGCCCCCGAGATCACCGACGAGGTGCTGGAGCGCACCCTCTCCGACCTGCAGGAGCGCAACGCGACCTTCCAGACCGTGGAGCGCCCCATCGAGGCGACCGACCAAGTCACCATCGAGGAACTCGGCGAGGGCGAGGGCGGGTCCTACCCCGTCTACCTCGACGTGGCCGAGCCGCACGTGCGCGACGCATTGATCGGCAAGAACGTCGGCGACGAGGTCGAGATCACTGTGCCCGCCCACCAACACGGTGACCACGAGCACCCCGAGCACACCGTCCGCGTGCGGGTGCAGGGCGTGCAGACCAAGCAGCTTCAGGAGCTGGGCGACGAGTTCGCCAAGTCGCTGAACTTCGAGTCGCTCGACCGCCTGCGCACCGACCTGAAGGGCGAGCTGGAGCGCCGCGCCCGCCAGGAGGGCGACGCCGCCCGCCGCGAGGAGTTCATTGAGCACCTCGTCTCCGGGATGCAGGCTGAGATTCCCCAGGCGCTGCTCGACCGCCGCCGCGACGCGATGCTGGAAGAGATCAAGGACGACCTCGGCCGCCAGGGCGTGAAGTGGGGCGAGTACGAGACCTTCATGCAGGAGCAGGGCAAGCTCGACGAGTTCATGGCGGACCTCGCCAAGAACGCCGAGAGCCGTGTGCGCCGCGACCTGGCCCTGGAGCGCCTCGCCGAGGACCTGAACGTGCAGGTCAGCGATGCCGAGTTCAGCCAGACCATGACCGCGCTGGCGCAGGCCAACAACCTCACCCCCCAGCAGCTTCAGAGCCAGCTCGGGCCGAACGGCCTGAACGCCTACTACATCAGCATGGTGCGCGAGCGCGGTCTCCAGCAGGCGCTCGCCGGACTGACGGCGGGCGAGTCGGCCCAGGCCGAGAGCAACCCTGAGGCGACCGAGGGCACCCAGACCGACGGCGAGGGCGGCACCGAGGAAGGCGCGGTCCAGCAGGACGGGACCGGCGCGGCCGAGGACCAGGCCGAGAAGTCAGAGTAA
- a CDS encoding acyl-CoA dehydrogenase family protein encodes MNFTLPEDLRDMQAAVRDFMLEVVEPRAREIEDTNRVPPELMRGAAELGLFGLSIPEEYGGVGLGALGRCAVYEAMGQGHMGFGGVISAHASIGTSGLVRLGTEEQKRRFLPRMASGECIAGFAITEPSSGSDAANIRTRAERRGDVYVLNGTKHYISNAPIAGLLTVIAVTDPARGTRGMSAFLIEPQSTPGVTIGKIDEKMGQKGALSAEVIFEDAEVPAENLLGPEHLGYREALGILTNGRVGIAARSTGAMQRLLDLSVAHAKTREQFGQPIAEFQAVQFMLAEMEVAIQTSRLLWQKVAWMVDAGQDVRRMASVAKLHATEMLSQVADKAVQVAGGMGYMKDSPVERYYRDQRLLRIYEGTSEIQKLIIARDLLA; translated from the coding sequence ATGAACTTCACCCTGCCCGAGGACCTGCGGGACATGCAGGCGGCCGTGCGCGACTTCATGCTGGAGGTGGTCGAGCCGCGTGCCCGCGAGATCGAGGACACCAACCGCGTCCCGCCCGAGCTGATGCGCGGGGCCGCCGAGCTGGGGCTGTTCGGCCTGAGTATCCCTGAGGAATACGGCGGGGTCGGCCTGGGTGCCCTGGGCCGCTGCGCCGTGTACGAGGCGATGGGGCAAGGGCACATGGGCTTCGGCGGGGTGATCAGCGCCCACGCGAGCATCGGCACAAGCGGGCTGGTCCGGCTGGGCACCGAGGAGCAGAAACGGCGCTTCCTGCCGCGCATGGCGAGCGGCGAGTGCATCGCGGGATTCGCCATCACCGAACCGTCGAGCGGGTCGGACGCCGCCAATATCCGCACACGGGCCGAGCGGCGGGGCGACGTATACGTGCTGAACGGCACCAAGCACTACATCTCCAACGCTCCCATCGCGGGGCTGCTCACCGTCATCGCGGTGACGGACCCGGCGCGGGGCACGCGCGGCATGAGCGCTTTTCTGATTGAGCCGCAGAGCACGCCCGGCGTGACCATCGGCAAGATCGACGAGAAGATGGGGCAGAAGGGTGCCCTCTCCGCCGAGGTCATCTTCGAGGACGCCGAGGTGCCTGCCGAGAACCTCCTCGGCCCCGAGCACCTGGGCTACCGCGAGGCTCTGGGCATCCTGACGAACGGGCGGGTGGGCATCGCCGCGCGGTCCACGGGCGCCATGCAGCGGCTGCTGGACCTCTCGGTGGCGCACGCCAAGACCCGCGAGCAGTTCGGGCAGCCCATCGCGGAGTTTCAGGCGGTGCAGTTCATGCTCGCCGAGATGGAGGTCGCCATTCAGACCAGCCGCCTGCTGTGGCAGAAGGTCGCCTGGATGGTGGACGCGGGGCAGGACGTGCGCCGGATGGCGTCCGTCGCCAAGCTGCACGCGACCGAAATGCTCTCGCAGGTGGCGGACAAGGCCGTGCAGGTCGCCGGGGGCATGGGCTACATGAAGGACTCGCCCGTGGAGCGGTACTACCGTGACCAGCGGCTGCTGCGGATTTACGAGGGCACCAGCGAGATTCAGAAGCTGATCATCGCTCGGGACCTGCTGGCCTAG
- the fabG gene encoding 3-oxoacyl-[acyl-carrier-protein] reductase — translation MTQSELQAHKIALVTGSSRGLGRAMALSLARAGFGVAVHYGRNQAEAERVADEIRGLGVPAQVFGADLSTPAHAGALVEDVIGAMGRLDVLVNNAGITRDTLAIRMKDEDWQAVLDTNLGSAFAASRAAIKHMMRARAGRIINIASVVGLMGNPGQANYVASKAGLIGLTKALAKEYGGRGITVNAVAPGFIESDMTAQLPEDVQKTYLGGIPLGRFGQPEEVAALVAFLASDAAGYVTGQVIGVDGGLYPH, via the coding sequence ATGACCCAATCTGAACTCCAAGCCCATAAAATCGCGCTCGTGACCGGCTCCAGCCGGGGCTTGGGCCGCGCGATGGCCCTCTCGCTCGCCCGCGCGGGCTTCGGCGTGGCCGTCCACTACGGCCGCAACCAGGCAGAAGCCGAGAGGGTCGCCGACGAGATTCGCGGCCTCGGCGTGCCCGCGCAGGTCTTCGGCGCCGACCTCTCCACGCCTGCCCACGCCGGAGCCCTCGTCGAAGACGTGATCGGGGCGATGGGCCGCCTCGACGTGCTCGTCAACAACGCGGGCATCACCCGCGACACCCTCGCCATCCGCATGAAGGACGAGGACTGGCAGGCCGTGCTGGACACCAACCTGGGCAGCGCCTTTGCCGCCAGCCGCGCCGCCATCAAGCACATGATGCGGGCGCGGGCCGGGCGAATCATCAACATTGCCTCCGTCGTCGGGCTGATGGGCAACCCCGGCCAGGCCAACTACGTCGCCAGCAAGGCGGGCCTGATCGGGCTGACCAAGGCGCTCGCCAAGGAATACGGCGGACGCGGCATCACCGTGAATGCCGTCGCGCCGGGCTTCATTGAGTCGGACATGACGGCGCAATTACCGGAAGACGTGCAAAAGACGTACCTGGGCGGCATTCCCCTGGGCCGCTTCGGTCAGCCGGAAGAAGTGGCCGCCCTCGTCGCCTTTCTCGCCTCGGACGCCGCCGGGTATGTCACGGGGCAGGTCATCGGGGTGGACGGGGGACTGTACCCGCACTGA
- a CDS encoding beta-ketoacyl-ACP synthase III, whose translation MTTNSGANPHRPSLGITALGAYAPAQVVSNADFEARLDTNAEWIESRTGIRERRFAAEDEFTSDVGVAAVRDLLSRDPDALREVDAVICATVSPDALMPSTAALIAMQVGLTGAAAFDLSTACSGFVYGLSVAQGLILAGTARRVLVVGAEALSKIVDQDDRNTAILFGDGAGAAVVGPVPVGYGFQQFVLGADGAGGSSLYLRCAAPRLPGGFEMAPGVGMNGREVFKFAVRVLGDSGNEVLAKTGLKSSDVDWVIPHQANIRIIEAANERFGVPMSRTVVNVDRYGNTSSATVPLALREALDDGRIQDGQQLLLVAFGGGLSWAAGTMRWWAGAPSLQARAAAPAEVSA comes from the coding sequence ATGACGACCAATTCCGGGGCCAATCCCCACCGCCCCAGCCTGGGCATCACGGCGCTGGGCGCCTACGCCCCCGCGCAGGTGGTCAGCAACGCCGACTTCGAGGCGCGGCTGGACACCAACGCCGAGTGGATCGAGAGCCGCACCGGCATCCGCGAGCGCCGGTTCGCGGCCGAGGACGAGTTCACCTCCGACGTGGGGGTAGCCGCCGTACGGGACCTGCTCTCGCGTGACCCCGACGCCCTGCGCGAGGTGGACGCCGTGATCTGCGCGACCGTCAGCCCCGACGCGCTGATGCCCTCCACAGCGGCATTGATCGCCATGCAGGTGGGCCTGACCGGGGCCGCCGCCTTCGACCTCTCGACGGCGTGCAGCGGCTTCGTGTACGGCCTGAGCGTGGCGCAGGGGCTGATCCTGGCGGGAACGGCGCGGCGGGTGCTCGTGGTCGGCGCCGAGGCCCTCTCCAAGATCGTGGACCAGGACGACCGCAACACCGCCATCCTTTTTGGGGACGGGGCGGGCGCGGCGGTCGTGGGGCCGGTGCCTGTGGGCTACGGCTTTCAGCAATTCGTGCTGGGGGCCGACGGAGCCGGGGGATCGAGCCTCTACCTGCGCTGCGCCGCGCCCCGTCTGCCCGGCGGCTTTGAAATGGCCCCCGGCGTCGGCATGAACGGCCGCGAGGTCTTCAAGTTCGCCGTGCGCGTGCTGGGCGACAGCGGCAACGAGGTGCTCGCCAAGACGGGCCTGAAGAGCAGCGACGTGGACTGGGTGATTCCGCACCAGGCCAACATCCGTATCATCGAGGCCGCCAACGAGCGCTTCGGGGTACCCATGTCGAGGACGGTCGTGAACGTGGACCGCTACGGCAACACGTCGAGCGCGACCGTGCCGCTGGCCCTGCGCGAGGCGCTGGATGACGGGCGCATTCAGGACGGCCAGCAGCTCCTCCTCGTCGCCTTCGGGGGCGGACTGAGCTGGGCTGCCGGGACGATGCGCTGGTGGGCCGGGGCGCCCAGCCTGCAAGCCCGCGCCGCCGCCCCCGCCGAGGTGTCCGCATGA
- the fabF gene encoding beta-ketoacyl-ACP synthase II, with product MSVTGLRRVAVTGLGPVTPIGTGAQAFAEAQRAGKSGIGPITHFDPADVASKIAGEVKDDLSAFVDPREARKLDRYVQLALAAAELAVRDSGLSEEELRGERTGAVIGSGIGGVKTFEEQANVLRTRGPGRISPMFIPMMIANMATGHVAMRYGATGPSSTVVTACATGTGSVGDAARYIQLGLADVMLAGGTEAAVTPIAVGGFSNMKALSTRNDAPQEASRPFSASRDGFVLGEGAGVVVLEDYEKAKARGATIYAEIVGYGTSADAHHITLPAPEGRGAQVAMRMALATAGVNPEQVGYINAHGTSTHFNDLHETQGIKHVFGAHSHELAVSSTKSMTGHLLGAAGAVEAIAVAQALYDGILPPTLNLTDPDPLLDLDYIPEGAREQKVEYALSNSFAFGGQNAALLFKRA from the coding sequence ATGAGCGTGACAGGACTCAGGCGCGTGGCAGTCACCGGGCTCGGCCCCGTGACACCCATCGGGACGGGGGCGCAGGCCTTCGCCGAGGCGCAGCGGGCGGGCAAAAGCGGCATCGGCCCCATCACCCACTTTGACCCCGCGGACGTGGCCAGCAAGATCGCGGGCGAGGTCAAGGACGACCTTTCCGCCTTCGTGGACCCCCGCGAGGCCCGCAAGCTTGACCGCTACGTGCAGCTCGCGCTCGCGGCAGCCGAACTCGCCGTGCGCGACAGCGGGCTTTCTGAAGAGGAGCTGCGTGGCGAGCGCACGGGCGCCGTGATCGGTTCGGGCATCGGCGGGGTCAAGACCTTCGAGGAGCAGGCCAATGTCTTGCGGACGCGCGGGCCGGGGCGCATCAGCCCGATGTTCATCCCGATGATGATCGCCAATATGGCGACCGGGCACGTCGCCATGCGCTACGGCGCGACCGGCCCCAGCAGCACGGTGGTCACCGCCTGCGCGACCGGCACGGGGTCGGTGGGCGACGCGGCCCGCTATATCCAGCTCGGGCTCGCGGACGTGATGCTCGCGGGCGGCACCGAGGCGGCCGTCACGCCCATCGCGGTCGGCGGCTTTTCCAACATGAAGGCCCTCTCGACCCGCAACGACGCCCCGCAGGAGGCCAGCCGTCCCTTTTCCGCCTCCCGCGACGGCTTCGTGCTGGGCGAGGGCGCGGGCGTGGTCGTGCTGGAGGACTACGAGAAGGCCAAGGCGCGGGGCGCGACCATCTACGCCGAGATCGTGGGCTACGGCACCAGCGCCGACGCGCACCACATCACCCTCCCGGCCCCCGAGGGACGCGGCGCCCAGGTCGCCATGCGGATGGCGCTGGCGACGGCGGGCGTGAACCCCGAGCAGGTGGGGTACATCAACGCGCACGGCACCAGCACTCACTTCAATGACCTGCACGAGACGCAGGGGATCAAGCATGTCTTCGGCGCCCACTCCCACGAGCTGGCCGTCAGTTCTACCAAGTCCATGACCGGGCACCTGTTGGGCGCGGCGGGCGCGGTGGAGGCCATCGCGGTGGCGCAGGCGCTGTACGACGGCATCCTGCCGCCCACCCTCAACCTGACCGACCCCGACCCCCTGCTCGACCTCGATTACATCCCGGAAGGGGCGCGGGAACAGAAGGTCGAGTACGCGCTGAGCAACTCCTTCGCCTTCGGCGGGCAGAACGCGGCGCTGCTGTTCAAGCGGGCGTAA
- the acpP gene encoding acyl carrier protein, whose translation MATFEDVKDVIVEKLGVDADKVTPEARFVEDLGADSLETVELIMGLEDRFGISISDEDAEKIRTVQAAVDYIGSQQ comes from the coding sequence ATGGCGACATTTGAAGACGTGAAGGACGTGATCGTCGAGAAACTCGGCGTGGACGCGGACAAGGTGACCCCCGAAGCCCGGTTCGTCGAGGATCTCGGCGCCGACAGCCTGGAAACGGTCGAGCTGATCATGGGGCTGGAAGACCGCTTTGGCATCTCCATCAGCGACGAGGACGCCGAGAAGATCCGCACGGTGCAGGCGGCCGTGGATTACATCGGCTCTCAGCAGTAA
- the ppk1 gene encoding polyphosphate kinase 1, translated as MSASRPVPADPAPPRARRRPARRETEEAGRTFSTVANPESAFLNRELSWLAFNARVLAEARDERNPPLERLRYAAICGSNLDEFFMVRVAGVHRQIAAGVQTPGPDGLLPRQTLDLVRERTHDMLRQIEQAARRTLDDLAREGVRFSRIADLGKRARATLRGRYLAEIQPVLTPLVVDPSHPFPYLSNLSLNLAVLLDAGEGEDPDFARVKVPVGVLPRVVAVEGRLVLLEDVIAAHLGELFKGRTVLAAHPFRVTRNTDYEFEEEEAEDLLATIEDGLRRRRFGSAVRLEVGQGMPAPLITFLQERLRLAPEDIFRLEGPLGTADLMGLPVDRPDLAFPPHVPAVPDLGDEEEGEVFEALGRGDVLLHHPYDGFEGVLAFLEEAAADPQVLAIKQTLYRTGDDPRLLGALRKAAENGKQVVALIELKARFDEQRNISWARKLERAGAHVVYGVAGLKTHGKVTLVVRREEGGLRRYVHIGTGNYNPKTARLYTDLSLLTAHAGLGADVSELFNHLTGYAEATYAHLLVAPDTARSGLVALIDREIAHAGAGHDAWVRVKVNSLTDPGMIEALYRASAAGVRVELIVRGVCCLRPGVPGLSENIRVRSLLGRFLEHARIFAFAGAGNPEVYFGSADWMSRNLDRRVEVIAPVLDPAHRDQFLRILATEWADRRGSWELNVEGAYEKLPGDFSAQRTFAEARHSG; from the coding sequence GTGTCCGCTTCTCGCCCCGTCCCCGCTGACCCCGCCCCGCCCCGCGCCCGCCGCCGCCCCGCCCGCCGGGAGACGGAGGAGGCCGGGCGGACCTTCAGCACGGTCGCCAACCCGGAGAGCGCCTTTCTCAACCGCGAGTTGTCGTGGCTGGCCTTCAACGCGCGGGTGCTGGCCGAGGCGCGGGACGAGCGCAATCCACCGCTGGAGCGGCTGCGGTACGCGGCGATCTGCGGCAGCAACCTCGACGAGTTCTTCATGGTGCGCGTGGCGGGGGTGCACCGCCAGATCGCGGCGGGGGTGCAGACCCCTGGCCCCGACGGGCTGCTGCCCCGGCAGACGCTGGATCTCGTGCGCGAGCGGACCCACGACATGCTGCGCCAGATCGAGCAGGCGGCCCGGCGAACCCTCGACGACCTCGCCCGCGAGGGGGTGCGCTTCTCGCGCATCGCGGACCTGGGCAAGCGGGCGCGGGCGACCCTGCGGGGGCGCTACCTCGCCGAGATTCAGCCGGTGCTGACGCCCCTGGTGGTGGACCCCAGCCACCCCTTTCCATACCTCAGCAACCTCAGCCTCAACCTCGCCGTGCTGCTGGACGCGGGGGAAGGCGAGGACCCCGACTTCGCGCGGGTCAAGGTGCCGGTGGGCGTGCTGCCGCGCGTGGTGGCGGTCGAAGGCCGCCTCGTGCTGCTGGAGGACGTGATCGCCGCGCACCTCGGCGAGCTGTTCAAGGGCCGCACGGTGCTCGCCGCGCACCCCTTTCGGGTCACCCGCAACACCGACTACGAGTTCGAGGAGGAGGAAGCCGAGGACCTGCTCGCCACCATCGAGGACGGGTTGCGGCGGCGGCGCTTCGGCTCGGCGGTGCGGCTGGAGGTGGGGCAGGGGATGCCCGCCCCCCTGATCACCTTCTTGCAAGAGCGGCTGCGGCTGGCCCCCGAGGACATCTTCCGGCTGGAGGGGCCGCTGGGCACCGCCGACCTGATGGGCCTGCCGGTGGACCGCCCCGACCTCGCCTTTCCGCCCCACGTGCCCGCCGTGCCCGACCTCGGAGACGAGGAGGAGGGGGAGGTCTTCGAGGCGCTGGGGCGGGGCGACGTGCTGCTGCACCACCCCTACGACGGCTTCGAGGGGGTGCTGGCCTTCCTGGAGGAGGCCGCCGCCGACCCGCAGGTGCTGGCGATCAAGCAGACCCTCTACCGCACCGGGGACGACCCCCGGCTGCTGGGGGCGCTGCGCAAGGCGGCCGAGAACGGCAAGCAGGTCGTCGCCCTGATCGAACTCAAGGCCCGCTTCGACGAGCAGCGCAATATCTCGTGGGCCAGGAAGCTGGAGCGGGCGGGGGCACACGTGGTCTACGGGGTGGCCGGACTCAAGACCCACGGCAAGGTCACACTGGTCGTGCGCCGGGAGGAGGGCGGCCTGCGCCGCTACGTCCACATCGGCACCGGGAACTACAACCCCAAGACCGCCCGGCTGTACACCGACCTCAGCCTGCTCACGGCCCACGCGGGCCTGGGGGCTGACGTGTCGGAACTGTTCAACCACCTCACCGGGTACGCGGAGGCCACCTACGCCCACCTCCTCGTCGCGCCGGACACCGCCCGTTCCGGCCTGGTGGCCCTGATCGACCGCGAGATCGCCCACGCGGGCGCCGGGCACGACGCCTGGGTGCGGGTCAAGGTCAATTCGCTCACCGACCCTGGCATGATCGAGGCGCTGTACCGGGCCTCGGCGGCGGGCGTGCGCGTCGAGCTGATCGTCCGGGGGGTGTGCTGCCTGCGCCCCGGCGTGCCCGGCCTCTCGGAAAATATCCGGGTGCGCAGCCTGCTGGGGCGCTTCTTGGAGCACGCCCGCATCTTCGCCTTCGCGGGCGCCGGAAATCCCGAGGTCTACTTCGGCAGCGCCGACTGGATGAGCCGCAACCTCGACCGCCGCGTCGAGGTGATCGCCCCGGTCCTCGACCCCGCCCACCGCGACCAGTTCCTGCGCATTCTGGCGACCGAGTGGGCCGACCGGCGCGGCTCCTGGGAACTGAACGTGGAGGGCGCGTATGAGAAGCTGCCGGGCGACTTCAGCGCCCAGCGAACCTTCGCGG
- a CDS encoding alpha/beta hydrolase gives MPRVLFRLHTPPPMPGAVCFLTGTHRGWSDEAEGWTFAPDGTLAAELPQGTLLNVKVRALSPDGTVTEEGDAWGGRAPAHRLVVHGDTTLDLPVAGWQDGQGGRDRPARSAPPRETVALASPWGEQPVRLWWPQDAKGDLPLLILHDGQNVFDEGPSFAGESWDAAGAAQALADAGFPCRIAALPVNEDRSRRYVPFAFELNGFESGADEYADWLRETLLPHLRGRFGDTPASRTALAGSSFGGLITAYAGLRDPGTYGTLGVFSPAIWPADFAFLRWLEGRADPQARVWLDMGDHEGDSLKGADEIVELTRDLAARLRPKVAEVHLTIGEGHWHDEEAWRARLPEFVRWWLMGLEA, from the coding sequence ATGCCCCGCGTCCTGTTCCGGCTGCACACCCCACCCCCCATGCCGGGGGCCGTCTGCTTTCTGACTGGCACGCACCGGGGCTGGAGCGATGAGGCGGAAGGTTGGACCTTTGCCCCGGACGGGACGCTCGCCGCCGAGCTGCCCCAGGGGACGCTGCTGAACGTGAAGGTGCGGGCGCTGTCTCCGGACGGCACCGTCACCGAGGAGGGGGACGCCTGGGGAGGCCGCGCCCCGGCCCACCGGCTCGTGGTGCATGGGGACACCACCCTCGACCTCCCGGTGGCGGGTTGGCAGGACGGGCAGGGGGGCCGGGACCGCCCCGCCCGCAGCGCCCCCCCGCGCGAGACGGTCGCGCTCGCGTCCCCCTGGGGCGAGCAACCCGTGCGGTTGTGGTGGCCTCAGGACGCAAAGGGCGACCTGCCGCTGCTGATCCTGCACGACGGCCAGAACGTGTTCGACGAGGGACCCTCTTTTGCGGGCGAGAGCTGGGACGCGGCGGGGGCCGCTCAGGCGCTGGCCGACGCGGGCTTCCCCTGCCGCATCGCCGCCCTCCCCGTGAACGAGGACCGGAGCCGCCGCTACGTGCCCTTCGCCTTCGAGCTGAACGGGTTCGAGTCCGGTGCGGACGAGTACGCCGACTGGCTGCGGGAGACGTTGCTGCCGCATCTGCGCGGGCGGTTTGGGGACACCCCTGCGAGTCGTACGGCGCTCGCCGGGTCCTCCTTCGGCGGCCTGATCACCGCCTACGCGGGGCTGCGCGACCCCGGCACCTACGGCACCCTCGGCGTGTTCAGCCCCGCGATCTGGCCCGCCGACTTCGCCTTCCTGCGCTGGCTGGAAGGCCGCGCCGACCCCCAGGCCCGCGTGTGGCTCGACATGGGCGACCACGAGGGTGACAGCCTGAAGGGAGCCGACGAGATCGTGGAGCTGACCCGCGACCTTGCCGCCCGCTTACGCCCGAAAGTGGCCGAGGTCCACCTCACCATCGGCGAGGGCCACTGGCACGACGAGGAGGCGTGGCGGGCGCGGCTGCCGGAGTTTGTGCGGTGGTGGCTGATGGGGTTGGAGGCCTAG